A part of Desulfobacter sp. genomic DNA contains:
- a CDS encoding ABC transporter substrate-binding protein: protein MGGELHIRLGQSPHHLNPAIQSGVVTGIPGAQIFAGLIRMDNAWRPSPYLARRWETAKDGLSLTLHLVRHARFHDGRPITSEDVAFSVLTVKRWHPFKSMLAPVSRVDTPDPHTAVIRLSTPHPAIMLAMSPVLLPILPKHIYGSVEAVKGHPANLKPVGSGPFILEEFSPDKIIRLRKNPQFFLPDRPRLDCICFSFSKNTEEGAIELEVGNTHLMSFYQDRHQLRQLRDLDHITVLEDAFKGVGGIQWLAFNLRKKPFNDVRVRQAIAYAVDRDFIVEKWFQKQTRVATGPISSSSPFYTRDVNLYPQDFKKANRLLDEAGYPRGKTGKRFSFRMTYIPDRSGNRQIMAEYFEQLFLRRLGVEVIIDPPRNFKSWARKIANWDFDATIDSVYNWGDPVIGVHRTYLSTNIRKGIIWSNTQGYSNPDADRLMEAAGTELDFGKRKILYKRFQQLIMEDLPLLPLYESPFAIAHHKQLAGIGESIWGLMTPMDGVFWKSPP from the coding sequence ATGGGCGGTGAACTGCATATCCGGCTGGGGCAGTCCCCCCATCACCTCAATCCGGCCATCCAGTCCGGAGTGGTGACCGGCATCCCGGGCGCGCAGATTTTTGCCGGACTGATCCGCATGGACAACGCATGGCGCCCCTCCCCATACCTGGCCAGGCGGTGGGAAACCGCCAAAGACGGCCTCAGCCTGACCCTGCACCTGGTCCGCCATGCCAGATTCCATGACGGCCGGCCCATCACCTCCGAAGACGTGGCCTTCTCCGTTTTAACCGTTAAAAGATGGCATCCCTTCAAGTCCATGCTTGCCCCGGTGTCCCGGGTGGACACCCCGGATCCCCATACGGCGGTCATCCGGCTCAGCACCCCCCATCCGGCAATCATGCTGGCCATGTCTCCCGTCCTTCTCCCCATTCTCCCCAAGCATATCTACGGCAGTGTGGAAGCGGTCAAAGGGCATCCGGCAAACCTGAAGCCCGTCGGCTCGGGTCCTTTCATCCTTGAAGAATTTTCACCCGATAAAATCATACGCCTCAGGAAAAACCCCCAATTTTTCCTGCCAGACCGCCCCCGCCTGGATTGCATCTGCTTTTCCTTCAGCAAAAATACGGAAGAAGGCGCCATAGAACTGGAAGTGGGGAACACCCACCTGATGTCCTTTTACCAGGATAGACATCAGCTCCGCCAGCTCAGGGATCTGGACCATATCACCGTGTTAGAGGATGCTTTCAAAGGGGTGGGGGGAATCCAGTGGCTGGCATTCAATCTCCGCAAAAAACCCTTCAATGATGTTCGCGTCCGGCAGGCCATCGCATATGCCGTTGACCGTGACTTTATAGTGGAAAAATGGTTCCAGAAGCAGACCCGCGTGGCCACGGGCCCCATATCGTCATCCAGCCCCTTCTATACCAGGGATGTAAACCTCTACCCCCAGGATTTTAAAAAGGCCAACCGCCTCCTGGACGAGGCCGGGTACCCACGGGGAAAAACCGGGAAACGCTTCTCTTTCAGAATGACCTATATCCCCGACAGGAGCGGCAACCGGCAAATTATGGCCGAATATTTTGAACAGCTTTTCCTCCGCCGCCTGGGCGTCGAGGTGATCATTGATCCCCCCAGGAATTTTAAATCCTGGGCCCGGAAAATTGCGAACTGGGATTTCGATGCCACCATAGACAGTGTCTACAACTGGGGGGACCCGGTTATCGGGGTCCACCGGACCTACCTGAGTACCAATATACGCAAAGGAATCATCTGGTCCAACACCCAAGGGTACAGCAACCCTGATGCGGACCGGCTCATGGAAGCGGCCGGCACGGAACTTGATTTCGGCAAGCGCAAAATTCTCTATAAACGGTTTCAGCAACTCATCATGGAAGACCTTCCCCTGCTTCCCCTTTATGAATCCCCTTTTGCCATTGCCCACCACAAGCAGCTGGCCGGCATCGGCGAAAGCATATGGGGTCTTATGACTCCCATGGACGGTGTATTTTGGAAAAGCCCCCCCTAG